One genomic window of Thermococcus indicus includes the following:
- the pdo gene encoding protein disulfide oxidoreductase: MGLISDADKKVIREEFFSKMTNPVKIIGFTGKEHCQYCDQLKGLVQELSELSDKLTYEFHDFDTEEGRKLAEQYRIDRAPAITLTQDGKDMGVRFFGLPAGHEFGAFLESIVDVSNATTDLMPESKEELAKVDRDVRILVFVTPTCPYCPLAVRMAHKFAIENTNAGKGKILGDMVEAIEYPEWADKYSVMAVPKIVIIVDGEDKVQFEGAYPEKMFMEKLLAALE; encoded by the coding sequence AAGATGACAAACCCCGTTAAGATTATCGGATTCACGGGCAAGGAGCACTGCCAGTACTGCGACCAGCTCAAAGGGCTGGTTCAGGAGCTCAGCGAGCTCAGCGACAAGCTCACCTATGAGTTCCACGACTTCGACACCGAGGAGGGCAGGAAGCTCGCCGAGCAGTACAGGATCGACCGCGCCCCGGCCATCACACTCACCCAGGACGGCAAGGACATGGGCGTCAGGTTCTTCGGCCTTCCGGCTGGCCACGAGTTCGGCGCTTTCCTCGAGAGCATCGTCGATGTCAGCAACGCGACAACCGACCTGATGCCGGAGAGCAAGGAAGAGCTCGCGAAGGTTGACAGGGACGTCAGGATACTCGTCTTCGTCACCCCGACCTGCCCGTACTGCCCGCTCGCCGTCAGGATGGCCCACAAGTTCGCCATCGAGAACACCAACGCCGGCAAGGGCAAGATACTCGGCGACATGGTCGAGGCCATCGAGTACCCGGAGTGGGCCGACAAGTACAGCGTCATGGCCGTGCCGAAGATTGTCATCATCGTCGATGGCGAGGACAAGGTCCAGTTCGAGGGCGCCTATCCCGAGAAGATGTTCATGGAGAAGCTCCTCGCGGCCCTCGAGTGA